One Desulfobulbus oligotrophicus DNA segment encodes these proteins:
- a CDS encoding sulfite exporter TauE/SafE family protein, producing the protein MHGSIGDVIQFIDLNVYTVLFLFLVGFIGGLVSGFIGSGGAFVLTPGMMSLGVPGTVAVASNMCHKFPKALVGAVKRYKYGQVDIKLGLIMGVFAEIGVQVGIMIQKTVLDKWGQAGSNLYVSIIFVLVLVIVGSFVLRDALGMKNADGATEVKSPTVAKRLQQIELWPMITFKTANIRISLWFLIPVALATGMLAATIAVGGFIGVPGLMYIIGVTSIVASASELVVAFVMGLGGTLIWAYYGMVDIRLVMIILAGSLFGVQLGAIGTTYVKDYMIKFVMATIMLIVAVSRLLALPKYLSELQLISINTVMLSIMTHLSFGVMCLALLIGASIILANLFKARRLEKLAARNI; encoded by the coding sequence ATGCACGGATCAATCGGTGATGTCATCCAGTTTATCGACCTCAACGTCTATACAGTTCTCTTTCTTTTTTTAGTTGGTTTTATCGGAGGCCTGGTCAGTGGATTTATTGGCTCCGGAGGCGCTTTTGTGCTCACGCCCGGTATGATGAGTCTGGGCGTTCCCGGTACGGTCGCTGTGGCCAGTAACATGTGCCATAAGTTTCCCAAAGCCCTGGTTGGTGCTGTTAAACGGTACAAGTATGGCCAGGTGGATATCAAACTCGGACTCATCATGGGTGTCTTTGCCGAGATCGGCGTCCAGGTCGGCATCATGATTCAAAAGACTGTTTTGGATAAATGGGGTCAGGCTGGTTCAAACCTGTATGTGTCCATAATTTTTGTCCTGGTACTGGTCATTGTCGGTTCTTTCGTCCTCAGGGATGCCTTGGGCATGAAAAATGCCGATGGTGCAACAGAGGTGAAATCTCCAACCGTTGCCAAACGGCTTCAGCAGATCGAGCTGTGGCCGATGATTACATTTAAAACGGCGAATATACGTATCAGTCTGTGGTTTTTAATACCTGTTGCCCTTGCCACCGGCATGCTGGCAGCCACCATTGCTGTGGGAGGATTTATCGGTGTGCCCGGCCTGATGTATATCATCGGCGTGACAAGTATTGTTGCTTCGGCTTCGGAACTGGTTGTGGCCTTTGTTATGGGACTTGGCGGTACTCTTATCTGGGCCTATTACGGCATGGTTGATATCCGACTAGTTATGATTATTCTGGCCGGGTCACTTTTCGGGGTCCAGCTCGGTGCAATCGGTACGACCTATGTGAAAGACTACATGATCAAGTTTGTTATGGCGACAATCATGCTGATTGTTGCGGTCAGCCGTCTTCTGGCTCTTCCTAAATATCTGTCAGAACTTCAGCTTATCTCCATCAATACCGTCATGCTCTCGATCATGACGCATTTAAGCTTTGGCGTCATGTGCTTGGCGCTGCTTATCGGCGCATCAATCATTCTTGCCAATCTGTTCAAGGCCCGCCGTTTGGAAAAACTTGCTGCCAGAAACATATAA
- a CDS encoding universal stress protein, which translates to MPTRITSILAAVVPGKTGLFAFQQAVRMALFFKARLIAISITPRYEGNMNRWKIDNAEEQFNKPFLHCLDEAQQIAGSHNLEVHTMHKVGDPVEEILYAAEEQQADIVILGYPKRSRIERVILGNTAAKVIGYSPCDVIMIPYEAEIDFSRILVGIDGSSYSMAAGQRALELGLAFGGDVYALTVIDIPVERGFLYGVLDEARRKSYPPLQTLVGQGERLGVRVITDILEGPPYATIVRHSETNSIGLIVLGSHGRTEFGDLLMGSVVERVTSMAALPTLVVKRR; encoded by the coding sequence ATGCCAACTCGTATCACCAGCATACTTGCCGCTGTTGTACCTGGAAAGACAGGGTTGTTCGCCTTCCAACAGGCTGTCCGCATGGCTCTTTTTTTTAAGGCGCGATTGATCGCCATCTCCATCACTCCCCGGTATGAGGGAAATATGAACAGATGGAAGATTGATAATGCTGAAGAACAGTTCAATAAGCCTTTTCTTCATTGCCTTGACGAGGCGCAACAGATTGCCGGCTCCCATAATCTGGAAGTGCACACCATGCATAAGGTCGGCGATCCGGTCGAGGAGATTCTCTACGCAGCTGAAGAACAACAGGCGGATATTGTGATTCTGGGATATCCGAAGCGTTCCCGGATTGAAAGGGTCATCCTTGGTAATACAGCGGCCAAGGTCATCGGCTACAGTCCCTGTGATGTGATAATGATCCCCTATGAGGCCGAGATTGATTTTTCCCGGATTTTGGTGGGGATTGACGGATCTTCGTATAGTATGGCAGCCGGACAGAGGGCCCTGGAACTGGGGCTTGCGTTTGGGGGTGATGTCTATGCGCTGACTGTTATTGATATTCCCGTTGAACGGGGTTTTTTGTACGGCGTGCTGGATGAGGCCAGGCGGAAAAGTTACCCACCCCTGCAGACACTGGTCGGCCAGGGGGAGCGGCTTGGTGTGCGCGTCATTACCGATATTCTGGAAGGACCACCTTATGCAACCATTGTCCGGCACAGTGAAACCAACAGTATCGGTCTCATCGTTCTCGGAAGTCATGGGCGGACAGAATTTGGTGATCTTCTCATGGGAAGTGTGGTTGAGCGGGTGACCTCCATGGCCGCACTTCCCACGCTGGTCGTAAAAAGGCGATAA
- the recR gene encoding recombination mediator RecR has translation MQVIPPALERLIADLTKLPGIGHKSATRLALYILRRPATEAKNLAADLHALHDAIHLCQQCYTFSETNPCMICGNPSRDPRLVCVVEEPGDQIAIEKTGAFRGVYHILHGVIAPIDGIGPEELKVRELYQRATSGTVDEILIATSSTVPGEATASYLADILKGTDVHLSRLACGIPMGMDIKYADEHTLAKAIESRQTVHRLI, from the coding sequence ATGCAGGTCATTCCACCGGCACTGGAAAGGCTGATTGCTGATCTGACCAAACTCCCCGGCATCGGTCACAAATCAGCAACTCGATTGGCTCTGTATATACTGCGTCGTCCTGCGACCGAAGCTAAAAATCTTGCTGCCGATCTTCACGCACTGCATGATGCCATCCATCTGTGTCAGCAGTGTTATACCTTTTCAGAAACCAATCCGTGCATGATCTGCGGCAATCCGAGTCGGGACCCTCGTCTCGTCTGTGTGGTTGAAGAACCCGGAGATCAGATTGCCATTGAAAAGACCGGTGCATTTCGTGGCGTTTACCATATCTTACATGGTGTGATCGCCCCGATAGACGGTATCGGGCCGGAAGAGTTAAAGGTACGCGAACTATACCAGCGGGCAACAAGTGGCACTGTCGATGAAATACTGATCGCCACCAGTTCAACTGTCCCCGGAGAAGCCACCGCCTCTTATCTTGCCGATATTCTTAAGGGAACCGACGTTCATCTCAGCCGCCTCGCCTGTGGAATCCCCATGGGGATGGACATCAAATATGCGGATGAACATACCCTGGCCAAGGCCATTGAATCACGACAGACGGTACATCGTCTCATTTAG
- a CDS encoding sigma-54-dependent transcriptional regulator — MTKRKVLVVDDESISRENLTHILTKDGYLIREAEDGQTAISILKEEEIDLVLTDLRMPGTDGMAVLEEAKKLWPAIEVVVITGHASVDTAVEAMRKGAYHYVEKPFKINELRAIVEKALEKSLLRREIRFLRNQVAAHKGVERIVGGSQKMQALRETIAQVSQLDCNVLIQGETGTGKELVAQTLHELSPRSKKRFVAFNCGVFTEELIASELFGYERGAFTGANKSKKGLLETAEGGTVFFDEVGELSLSLQVKLLRVLQERTLLRVGGSTEIAVDFRVLAATNKDLKREVEAGTFRADLYYRLDVLAINVPSLAERREDIPALTDYFLAKHVPLGRTAPRLSRSAQQHLMAYDYPGNIRELENIAQRLLLFNGEELIEAHHVDTVFGDSTGMAVREHRAEWLTLEEHEKRYILEVLDEVEGNRSAAAKMLGIDRVSLWRKIKRYGLEDPDA, encoded by the coding sequence ATGACTAAACGGAAAGTCCTTGTGGTTGACGACGAGTCAATTTCCCGTGAAAACCTGACCCATATTCTTACGAAGGACGGGTACCTGATCAGGGAGGCTGAAGATGGTCAGACAGCGATCAGCATCCTGAAAGAAGAAGAGATCGATCTGGTCTTAACCGATCTGCGCATGCCCGGTACTGATGGCATGGCTGTTCTTGAGGAGGCAAAAAAACTGTGGCCGGCTATTGAGGTCGTAGTCATAACCGGCCATGCCAGTGTTGACACCGCTGTGGAAGCCATGCGAAAGGGCGCTTATCATTACGTGGAGAAACCATTTAAGATTAATGAGTTGCGTGCCATTGTCGAAAAGGCTCTTGAGAAGAGTCTGTTGCGAAGAGAGATTCGTTTTCTGCGGAATCAGGTTGCTGCACACAAGGGGGTTGAACGAATTGTCGGCGGCAGCCAGAAAATGCAAGCACTGCGCGAAACCATTGCCCAGGTATCGCAACTTGATTGTAATGTCCTGATTCAAGGTGAGACAGGAACAGGCAAGGAACTCGTTGCGCAAACACTCCATGAGTTGAGTCCCCGTTCAAAGAAACGCTTTGTTGCGTTCAACTGCGGTGTTTTTACTGAAGAACTGATTGCCAGTGAGTTGTTCGGCTATGAGCGGGGGGCCTTCACCGGAGCCAATAAAAGCAAGAAAGGGCTGCTTGAAACCGCAGAAGGCGGCACGGTTTTTTTTGATGAGGTGGGCGAGTTATCCCTTTCTCTGCAGGTCAAACTGCTTCGCGTTCTTCAGGAGCGCACGCTGCTTCGTGTTGGTGGCTCAACTGAAATTGCCGTTGATTTTCGAGTGCTGGCAGCAACCAACAAAGATCTCAAGAGAGAGGTGGAAGCCGGGACCTTTCGTGCGGACCTCTATTATCGGCTTGATGTGCTTGCGATCAATGTGCCATCACTGGCTGAACGGAGAGAAGACATCCCGGCCCTGACGGACTATTTTCTTGCCAAACATGTTCCGTTAGGACGCACTGCGCCACGACTGTCACGCTCTGCCCAGCAACACCTTATGGCGTATGATTACCCCGGAAATATCAGAGAACTGGAAAATATTGCCCAGCGTTTGCTTCTTTTTAACGGTGAAGAGCTTATAGAAGCGCATCACGTTGATACTGTTTTTGGAGACAGTACCGGCATGGCTGTTCGTGAGCATCGGGCTGAATGGCTGACTTTAGAGGAACATGAGAAGCGCTATATCCTTGAAGTGTTAGACGAGGTTGAGGGGAACCGGTCTGCTGCGGCAAAGATGCTCGGTATAGATCGTGTCTCCCTCTGGCGGAAAATCAAACGCTACGGTCTTGAAGATCCGGATGCCTGA
- a CDS encoding HAMP domain-containing sensor histidine kinase translates to MKRIFSLSIISKVALVLFFYISCVTIMSFLSYVDLVTTERKMEILEYIYNVHNNILEARRYEKNYFLYGNQDSLYENIASTQKVTEIIDTILHVDEKLAVNNQLIELDAQIKVYTNSIRDLLATIQETDTGKDGNIEDKIRHYGKIISDISEDIVNFEKTQIHSMVSLLREQLIVWASVAIVTGIILSFFSISFVFKPIAAIKKATVAIAQGRFNKIDVINTKDEIQQVMEAFNIMVSELERRQDQLIQAEKLSSLGTLTAGVAHQLNNPLNNISTSCQIAIDEFTDGDPAFVRRMLQNIDQETLRARDVVKSLLEFSRTQEFALRTASLVDVVQKAVLLAKSQVSPDISMTVDVPQHLVLPLDIQRMQEVFINLIINAAQAILRQGSITITATEDIGAQEVIVEISDTGQGIAEKNLARIFDPFFTTKEEGHGTGLGLSVVYGIVQQHQGTITVQSQIGQGTSFFIHLPCPVKIVT, encoded by the coding sequence ATGAAAAGAATTTTTAGTCTCAGCATCATCAGTAAAGTGGCTCTTGTTCTTTTCTTTTATATATCATGTGTGACGATCATGAGTTTTTTATCCTATGTTGATCTTGTCACTACTGAACGAAAAATGGAGATTTTAGAATATATATACAATGTTCATAATAATATCCTGGAAGCAAGACGATATGAAAAAAATTACTTTTTATATGGTAACCAGGATTCCCTTTATGAAAATATTGCATCAACACAGAAGGTAACAGAAATAATAGACACAATATTACATGTTGACGAAAAGCTGGCTGTGAACAATCAGCTGATTGAACTGGATGCTCAGATAAAAGTATACACAAATAGTATTCGTGATTTACTCGCGACAATTCAGGAAACTGATACTGGGAAGGATGGAAATATTGAAGATAAAATACGTCACTATGGTAAAATAATTTCTGATATCAGTGAAGATATTGTAAATTTTGAAAAAACGCAAATTCACTCCATGGTATCTTTGCTCAGAGAACAACTGATAGTGTGGGCGTCTGTTGCCATCGTCACGGGTATTATTCTTTCATTCTTCAGTATTTCTTTTGTTTTTAAACCGATTGCTGCGATCAAAAAGGCAACTGTTGCCATTGCCCAGGGCCGGTTCAACAAGATTGATGTCATCAATACAAAAGATGAGATTCAACAGGTCATGGAAGCATTCAATATCATGGTGTCCGAACTGGAACGAAGACAGGATCAGCTGATTCAGGCTGAAAAACTCTCCTCTCTTGGTACTTTGACCGCAGGTGTTGCCCATCAGCTCAATAATCCGCTCAACAATATCTCCACGTCCTGTCAAATTGCAATTGATGAGTTTACAGATGGTGACCCGGCGTTCGTCAGACGGATGCTGCAAAATATCGATCAGGAAACTTTACGGGCTCGTGATGTTGTGAAAAGTCTGTTGGAGTTCTCTCGAACTCAGGAGTTTGCACTTCGGACAGCATCGCTTGTTGACGTTGTTCAAAAGGCGGTACTGCTGGCAAAAAGTCAGGTCTCTCCGGACATCAGTATGACGGTTGATGTGCCTCAACATCTTGTTTTACCGCTGGATATCCAACGTATGCAGGAGGTATTCATCAACCTGATCATCAACGCGGCACAGGCGATACTCCGTCAGGGCAGCATCACTATCACCGCCACTGAAGATATTGGAGCTCAGGAAGTAATCGTTGAGATCAGCGACACCGGTCAGGGGATAGCAGAAAAGAATCTTGCCCGAATTTTTGACCCGTTTTTTACAACAAAAGAAGAGGGCCATGGGACCGGCCTCGGCCTTTCTGTTGTCTATGGAATTGTCCAGCAGCACCAGGGGACAATTACCGTGCAAAGTCAGATCGGTCAGGGTACATCTTTTTTCATTCATCTGCCCTGCCCGGTTAAAATTGTAACCTGA
- a CDS encoding universal stress protein: MAVTRNGHMSEPVMMYAMHTAQRLGCAVLTVHVDTLPAYNLRRRSRHFAEAVEESIAQFRENVKDSGLIVEHLCESGRVGDVVSRLCRAHRRIEFVVLDKGIRLEEVARQSPVPVFPVLCNQQGSFHTALSLPAMKNGGFTMSVNRKRHMKNCMLFGTLTAALYATIFTYQDLVVTYFSKGGVFALLPVATVLAVSYFHGNFTSSFWSAMGIEASKKETAKKVAPAHAVVDSVTRVSRPDTRPRVQMNA, translated from the coding sequence ATGGCTGTCACACGGAATGGGCATATGTCTGAACCGGTCATGATGTACGCCATGCATACAGCCCAGCGTTTGGGCTGTGCCGTACTGACCGTGCATGTGGATACTCTGCCGGCCTACAATCTGCGGCGACGCAGCCGGCATTTTGCCGAAGCAGTGGAGGAAAGTATCGCGCAGTTCCGGGAGAACGTCAAAGACAGTGGTCTTATCGTTGAACATCTTTGTGAGTCCGGCCGGGTCGGTGATGTTGTCAGCCGGCTGTGCAGGGCGCACCGCCGGATTGAATTTGTCGTTCTTGACAAAGGCATTCGCCTGGAAGAGGTGGCCCGCCAGTCACCGGTACCGGTGTTTCCCGTTTTATGTAACCAACAAGGCTCTTTTCATACAGCCTTATCTTTACCCGCAATGAAAAATGGAGGTTTTACCATGTCTGTCAACAGAAAACGTCACATGAAAAACTGTATGCTCTTCGGTACGCTGACTGCTGCCTTATACGCCACCATTTTTACATATCAGGACCTGGTCGTCACCTATTTCAGCAAAGGAGGAGTATTTGCGTTGTTACCGGTGGCCACGGTTCTTGCGGTCTCGTATTTTCATGGCAATTTTACGAGTTCCTTCTGGTCTGCCATGGGAATCGAAGCATCGAAAAAAGAGACGGCCAAAAAGGTTGCTCCGGCACATGCAGTGGTTGACAGCGTTACCCGGGTTTCCAGACCGGACACACGTCCGCGTGTACAGATGAATGCCTAG
- a CDS encoding YbaB/EbfC family nucleoid-associated protein, with product MNINDLMKQAQQFQENLASIQNDLGKQQVTGTAGAGMVTTTFNGRGELLAVIIEKTVVQPENVEMLQDLIAAAVNDGLNKAKELGKSEMTRLTGGLNIPGLV from the coding sequence ATGAATATCAATGACCTGATGAAACAGGCCCAGCAGTTTCAGGAAAACCTGGCCTCAATACAAAATGACCTGGGCAAGCAGCAGGTTACCGGTACTGCCGGTGCCGGTATGGTGACGACCACCTTCAACGGTCGGGGTGAACTGCTTGCGGTTATCATTGAAAAAACCGTTGTGCAGCCGGAAAATGTTGAGATGTTGCAAGACCTCATCGCAGCTGCTGTTAACGATGGACTGAACAAGGCCAAAGAACTTGGAAAATCAGAAATGACCCGGTTAACCGGCGGACTGAACATTCCCGGTCTTGTCTGA
- a CDS encoding S16 family serine protease — MFFRKKTESVTEQQPQQTSSGLSPLDSLRAKIEIAQLPQEVLDVIKNEFAKLEKTDTSVAEYGLGFNYIELLLSLPWLESSRDRLDLIRAQSILDTRHFGLTQVKQRILEFLAAKTLCSKARQTVLIVDDEEIARTNMIHILTKDGYICHGAGNGAEAMTILSEEEVDLVVTDLKMEQMDGLELLERVNQIRPDIPVIMVTGFATVGSAVDALKKGAAHYLGKPVNFDELRRTVKEVLEKKLFVRMGKGPILCFTGPPGTGKTSVGRAIAEALQRRFIRISLAGLRDEAELRGHRRTYVGALPGRIITELKRVGMNNPVFMLDEIDKIGQDFCGDAASVLLEVLDPEQNVHFNDHYLEVPFDLSRIMFIATANDLSKLPGPLLDRMECLEFTGYTEREKVHIAQQFILPRQLKLTGLTKDMVQFSQEGLVRVINDYTRESGLRHLERKIADICRKIALLHLKTNGKNLPILVDVPMVSQLLGPREFQREAAEVEPQIGVATGMVWATTGGEIISVEAALMPGSGTLILTGSLGEVLRESAQTALSFLRSQAGVFDVSPVFFKDTDIHIHFPAGAITKDGPSAGITIFAALLSLLTQKPARRDVALTGEMTLTGRILPVKGIREKILAAKRAGVQLVLLPSANQEEVESLDTDVLEGIRIQLVTNADEIVEPVFGRQTFILAS; from the coding sequence ATGTTTTTTAGAAAGAAAACAGAATCCGTAACCGAACAGCAACCACAACAGACCTCGTCCGGTCTTTCTCCACTCGACAGTCTGCGAGCTAAAATTGAGATTGCTCAGCTCCCTCAAGAGGTGCTTGACGTTATAAAAAACGAATTCGCCAAACTGGAAAAAACCGATACCTCGGTCGCAGAATATGGACTTGGGTTCAACTATATAGAGTTGCTCCTCTCCCTCCCATGGCTGGAATCAAGTCGAGATCGGCTGGATCTGATAAGGGCACAGTCAATCCTTGACACACGCCATTTCGGCCTCACACAGGTGAAACAGCGGATCCTGGAATTCCTCGCTGCAAAAACGCTCTGCAGTAAAGCCAGACAAACCGTTCTTATTGTTGATGATGAAGAGATCGCTCGCACCAACATGATTCATATCCTCACCAAAGACGGATATATCTGTCATGGAGCAGGCAACGGTGCAGAAGCAATGACTATCCTGTCTGAAGAGGAGGTCGACCTCGTTGTCACGGACCTGAAGATGGAGCAGATGGACGGACTTGAGCTTCTGGAACGGGTCAACCAGATCAGGCCTGACATTCCGGTCATCATGGTCACCGGATTTGCCACTGTTGGTTCGGCAGTGGACGCGCTTAAAAAAGGAGCTGCTCACTATCTGGGAAAACCGGTAAACTTCGACGAACTCCGCAGAACCGTCAAAGAGGTGTTGGAAAAGAAACTCTTTGTCCGGATGGGCAAAGGGCCCATCCTCTGCTTTACAGGCCCTCCCGGGACAGGCAAGACCTCGGTGGGCAGAGCCATTGCTGAAGCGCTGCAACGCCGGTTTATCCGGATTTCTCTTGCCGGATTACGTGATGAGGCTGAACTGCGGGGACACCGGCGAACATATGTGGGTGCATTACCAGGACGGATTATCACAGAGTTAAAACGAGTCGGCATGAACAACCCTGTGTTCATGCTCGATGAAATTGATAAAATCGGACAGGATTTCTGCGGCGACGCAGCCTCGGTGCTCCTTGAAGTGCTTGACCCTGAACAAAATGTTCATTTTAACGATCACTACCTTGAGGTACCCTTTGACCTTTCACGGATCATGTTCATTGCAACGGCCAATGATCTGTCCAAACTGCCCGGTCCTTTACTGGACCGGATGGAGTGTCTTGAGTTCACGGGGTATACTGAACGTGAAAAAGTACACATTGCTCAGCAGTTTATTCTGCCGCGCCAGCTCAAGCTCACCGGACTGACAAAGGACATGGTCCAGTTTTCCCAGGAAGGGTTGGTGCGGGTCATCAACGATTACACCCGTGAATCCGGCTTACGTCATCTTGAACGGAAAATAGCTGACATCTGTCGCAAGATCGCCCTCCTCCATCTCAAGACGAATGGCAAGAACCTGCCGATACTGGTCGATGTGCCGATGGTGTCGCAACTGCTCGGCCCACGTGAATTTCAACGCGAAGCAGCTGAAGTTGAACCGCAGATCGGTGTTGCCACAGGTATGGTCTGGGCAACGACCGGAGGAGAGATTATCAGTGTGGAAGCCGCTCTGATGCCGGGCTCCGGGACATTGATCTTAACCGGGTCACTCGGTGAGGTATTGCGGGAATCTGCTCAAACAGCCCTGAGCTTTCTTCGCAGCCAGGCAGGTGTCTTTGACGTATCACCGGTATTTTTTAAAGACACCGATATACATATCCATTTCCCAGCCGGAGCCATAACGAAAGATGGTCCGTCCGCCGGAATCACCATCTTTGCAGCACTCCTCTCCCTCCTCACGCAAAAACCGGCACGGCGCGATGTTGCCCTGACCGGCGAAATGACCCTGACAGGTCGAATTCTGCCGGTCAAGGGAATTCGCGAAAAAATTCTGGCTGCAAAGCGTGCCGGTGTACAGTTAGTCCTTTTACCGTCTGCCAACCAGGAAGAAGTTGAATCGCTGGACACCGATGTTCTGGAAGGGATTCGGATACAGCTTGTAACAAATGCCGATGAAATCGTGGAACCGGTCTTTGGCCGTCAGACGTTTATTCTGGCATCCTGA